A segment of the Thiohalomonas denitrificans genome:
AGAAGCCGGCACCGTTCGGGGCGCATAAGGGACGACAGCCTGCTAGTGGCGAGTGGTGGAGACCTCGGGCTGTTCCGGACCAGCAAACAGGCGCTCCACATCCACTGCATCGTAGGCATAACGGCGATTGCAAAACTCGCAATTGACCGCCACTTCGCCTTCGGTGCGAATGATATCCGTCACCTCATCATGGCCGAGGCCGCGCAGTGCATTTTCAACTCGCTCCCTGGAGCAGGAGCAGCGGAAGCTTACGGGCTCGCTCTCGAACACCCGAACATCCTCTTCATGGAACAGACGCCGGATCACCTCTCCCTGTTCGAGATCAAGCAGTTCCGGTTCGGTCACGGTTTCGGCCAGCGTGGAGACGCGATTCCAGGCGTCTTCCTCGCTGTACTGTCCAGGCAGATCCTGGAGAAGCAGACCGGCTGCACTGTCGCTGTCCGCCGTCAGCCACAGCCGGGTGGGCAGTTGTTCGGAGCGGTAAAGATAGCCTTCGATGGCCTCGGCAAAGCTGTCACCCTCCAGAGGTACGATGCCCTGGTAACGATCGCGTCCGCTCTTTTTCTGGTCGATGGTGATGATCAGCTGAGCATCACCGAACTGACCGTTCAGGCTGGCCTCATCAGGCTCGCCCTCCCAGTGCGCCAGGCCGCGAAGCGTACGCGCGCTGGTGCACTCGACCACCATCATCCCGATGGGACCATCGCCCCGGATCTGCAGGGTCATGCTGCCGTCGAACTTGAGCGTTGCCGAAAGCAGAACGCTGGCAGCCATCAATTCGCCCAGCCGGGTCCGAACCACCGGCGGATAATCCTGCCGCTCCAGCACCGCCTGCCAGCTGGCGTCAAGGCGAACCAGTTCGCCGCGAATACCGAGGTTTTCGAAGAGGAACCGCTGCAATGTGTCATTCATAGCCGGTGAGACCCTTTTTGGGATTCGTAAGTTCGGCACATAGCCCCCGGAAACAAACCACGGGGGACACGGGACTCAAGGAAAACCACAGAGAACACAGAGCAGAATCAAACCGCTGGGCAAAAAAGAAATACTCTGTGCCAAATCCGACTCGGTGCTTGTAGGAGCGGCGGAAGCCGCGAACGGCCGCGAAAGCGCTCCACCTTCGCGGCTTCCGCCGCTCCTACAGGTATCTACCGGTATGAGGGGCGAATTCGGTGCACACCTTAGCCGAGCTTCGCTTTTAGCAGTTCGTTGACCTGCTGGGGATTGGCTTTGCCTTTGCTGGCTTTCATCACCTGGCCGACGAAGAAGCCCATGACCTTGTCTTTGCCGGCGCGGTATTGCTCGACCTGTTTCGGGTTATCGGCGATGACCTGTTCGATGATGCCTTCGATGGCGCCGGTATCGGTGATCTGCTTCAGACCCTTCGACTCGATTACGCTGTCGGCATCGCCTTCGCCGTTCCACATGGCCTCGAAAACATCCTTGGCGATCTTGCCGGAGATGGTGTTGTCGACGATACGCTTGAGCATCCCGCCGAGCATCTCGGCGGAGACCGGCGACTCGGTGATCTCCTTGCCATGCTTGTTCAGGAATGCGGACAGGTCGCCCATCACCCAGTTGGCGGCCATCTTGGGATCGCCATCGGAGGCCTTCACCACGGCC
Coding sequences within it:
- the hslO gene encoding Hsp33 family molecular chaperone HslO — its product is MNDTLQRFLFENLGIRGELVRLDASWQAVLERQDYPPVVRTRLGELMAASVLLSATLKFDGSMTLQIRGDGPIGMMVVECTSARTLRGLAHWEGEPDEASLNGQFGDAQLIITIDQKKSGRDRYQGIVPLEGDSFAEAIEGYLYRSEQLPTRLWLTADSDSAAGLLLQDLPGQYSEEDAWNRVSTLAETVTEPELLDLEQGEVIRRLFHEEDVRVFESEPVSFRCSCSRERVENALRGLGHDEVTDIIRTEGEVAVNCEFCNRRYAYDAVDVERLFAGPEQPEVSTTRH